The following are encoded together in the Astyanax mexicanus isolate ESR-SI-001 chromosome 8, AstMex3_surface, whole genome shotgun sequence genome:
- the LOC103025969 gene encoding uncharacterized protein LOC103025969 isoform X13, giving the protein MLISTMDKSAANRSSSEGFLNISQVADLALGSAGGHNTEIIKQIFYCLKEENTLQEFLETLCNKSKTIEPAVRDFMMNQTFGIISAQFSQFSRADWNDWFCIRLVPLLPSLTAEMLKTIVAKVDCGVYQIIVQGLNMAFENMPLSSQKDITLVLVNYLKQSQKLNGSGTPCKSDTNNSNAWLLINFGKFYIHANLVDLQLLNPDLIKNTTQVSYLNISSEALQNADMMKVVFDRLKEGNALKNVQEFLMVLSNVSKTIQINPVVRDFMMNQTFGIISAQFSQFSRADWNDWFCIRLVPLLPSLTAEMLKTIVAKVDCGVYQIIVQGLNMAFENMPLSSQKDITLVLVNYLKQSHKLNGSGTPCKSDTNNSNAWLLINFGKFYIHANLVDLQLLNPDLIKNTTQVSYLNISSEALQNADMMKVVFDHLKEGNALKNVQEFLTALSNVSKTIQINPVVRDFMMNQTFGIISAQFSQFSRADWNDWFCIRLVPLLPSLTADMLKTIVAKVDCGVYQIIVQGLNVAFENMPLSSQKDITLVLVNYLKQSHKLNGSGTPCKSDTSNSNAWLLINFGKFYIHVNLDDLQLLNPDLIKNTTQVSYLNISSEALQNADMMKVVFDRLKEGNALKNVQEFLTVLSNVSKTIQINPVVRDFMMNQTFGIISAQFSQFSRADWNDWFCIRLVPLLPSLTAEMLKTIVAKVNCGIYQIIVQGLNMAFENMPLSSQKDITLVLVNYLKQSQKLNGSGTPCKSDTNNSNAWLLINFGKFYIHVNLDDLQLLNPDLIKNTTQVSYLNISSEALQNADMMKVVFDRLKEGNALKNVQEFLTVLSNVSKTIQINPVVRDFMMNQTFGIISAQFSQFSRADWNDWFCIRLVPLLPSLTAEMLKTIVAKVNCGIYQIIVQGLNMAFENMPLSSQKDITLVLVNYLKQSQKLNGSGTPCKSDTNNSNAWLLINFGKFYIHVNLDDLQLLNPDLIKNTTQVSYLNISSEALQNADMMKVVFDRLKEGNALKNVQEFLTALSNVSKTIQINPVVRDFMMNQTFGIISAQFSQFSRADWNDWFCIRLVPLLPSLTADMLKTIVAKVDCGVYQIIVQGLNMAFENMPLSSQKDITLVLVNYLKQSQKLNGSGTPCKSDTNNSNAWLLINFGKFYIHVNLVDLQLLNPDLIKNTTQVSYLNISSEALQNADMMKVVFDRLKEGNALKNVQDFLSALSDVSKTIQINPVVRDFMMNQTFGIISAQFSQFSRADWNDWFCIRLVPLLPSLTGEMLKTIVAKVDCGVYQIIVKGLNMAFENMPLSSQKNITLVLLNYLKNSWKLSGSDSRCGSDTITSTDWLLANFGKYCVHVSLEDLQSINPEFSKLPSLGLFKESQVYYLNISGSGSSQNTDMIKAVFDQIKEGNALTNLQQFLGAFANSSKTVQLQPALTDLMMNQTFGIISSYFSSFSRAEWDDWFCVKLVPLFPSLTSEMLKTILAKVDCSTYQIIVKGLDMAFDKMSLSKQKDITLVLMNYMKQSQKVSGSGLPCRSDTNTSTAWLLVNFGKFSIHASSDDLQSLSPDFSKVPSLGLYNVSQVYYLNMSSEALQNTDAIKVVFDRLKEGDALKNLQAFLAALANSSKTLQSQPLARDFIMNQTFGIISSRFSNFSRADWNDWFCSKLVPLLPSLTGNMLKSTLTKVDCGVYQIIVKGLNMTYENMSGSKQKEITLALVNYLKDMQKINSSGIPCSSTTNTYTDWVLANFGKYSTSVSQEDLQLLNKGFFKMT; this is encoded by the exons ATGTTAATCTCCACAATGGATAAAAGTGCAGCTAATAGATCTTCATCAGAGGGATTTTTGAATATATCTCAAGTAGCTGATCTAGCCTTGGGTTCTGCAGGAGGACACAACACAGAAATCATCAAGCAAATATTTTATTGTCTGAAGGAAGAAAATACTTTGCAAGAATTCTTGGAAACTCTGTGCAATAAATCAAAG ACTATAGAACCTGCGGTGAGGGACTTCATGATGAATCAGACATTTGGTATAATCAGTGCTCAGTTCTCCCAGTTCTCCAGAGCTGATTGGAATGACTGGTTTTGTATCAGACTGGTTCCTCTCCTCCCCAGTCTGACTGCAGAGATGCTAAAAACTATAGTAGCAAAGGTCGACTGTGGCGTTTACCAAATAAT AGTTCAAGGCTTGAACATGGCATTTGAGAACATGCCTTTGAGTTCTCAGAAGGACATCACGCTTGTTCTGGTGAATTACCTGAAGCAGTCTCAGAAACTCAATGGTTCAG GCACACCTTGCAAATCGGACACTAATAATTCCAATGCTTGGCTTTTGATCAACTTCGGCAAATTCTACATCCATGCTAATCTGGTTGATCTGCAGCTGCTCAATCCTGATTTGATTAAG AATACGACCCAAGTCTCTTATCTGAACATCAGTTCTGAAGCACTTCAGAATGCAGATATGATGAAAGTGGTTTTTGATCGTCTGAAGGAAGGCAATGCTTTGAAGAACGTTCAAGAGTTCCTGATGGTTCTTTCTAACGTCTCAAAG ACGATACAAATAAATCCTGTGGTGAGGGACTTCATGATGAATCAGACATTTGGTATAATCAGTGCTCAGTTCTCCCAGTTCTCCAGAGCTGATTGGAATGACTGGTTTTGTATCAGACTGGTTCCTCTCCTCCCCAGTCTGACTGCAGAGATGCTAAAAACCATAGTAGCAAAGGTCGACTGTGGCGTTTACCAAATAAT AGTTCAAGGCTTGAACATGGCATTTGAGAACATGCCTTTGAGTTCTCAGAAGGACATCACGCTTGTTCTGGTGAATTACCTGAAGCAGTCTCATAAACTCAATGGTTCAG GCACACCTTGCAAATCGGACACTAATAATTCCAATGCTTGGCTTTTGATCAACTTCGGCAAATTCTACATCCATGCTAATCTGGTTGATCTACAGCTGCTCAATCCTGATTTGATTAAG AATACGACCCAAGTCTCTTATCTGAACATCAGTTCTGAAGCACTTCAGAACGCAGATATGATGAAAGTGGTTTTTGACCATCTGAAGGAAGGCAATGCTTTGAAGAACGTTCAAGAGTTCCTTACGGCTCTTTCTAACGTCTCAAAG ACGATACAAATAAATCCTGTGGTGAGGGACTTCATGATGAATCAGACATTTGGTATAATCAGTGCTCAGTTCTCCCAGTTCTCCAGAGCTGATTGGAATGACTGGTTTTGTATCAGACTGGTTCCTCTCCTCCCCAGTCTGACTGCAGATATGCTAAAAACCATAGTAGCAAAGGTCGACTGTGGAGTTTACCAAATAAT AGTTCAAGGCTTGAACGTGGCATTTGAGAACATGCCTTTGAGTTCTCAGAAGGACATCACGCTTGTTCTGGTGAATTACCTGAAGCAGTCTCATAAACTCAATGGTTCAG GCACACCTTGTAAATCGGACACTAGTAATTCCAATGCTTGGCTTTTGATCAACTTCGGCAAATTCTACATCCATGTCAATCTGGATGATCTGCAGCTGCTCAATCCTGATTTGATTAAG AATACGACCCAAGTCTCTTATCTGAACATCAGTTCTGAAGCACTTCAGAATGCAGATATGATGAAAGTGGTTTTTGACCGTCTGAAGGAAGGCAATGCTTTGAAGAACGTTCAAGAGTTCCTGACGGTTCTTTCTAACGTCTCAAAG ACGATACAAATAAATCCTGTGGTGAGGGACTTCATGATGAATCAGACATTTGGTATAATCAGTGCTCAGTTCTCCCAGTTCTCCAGAGCTGATTGGAATGACTGGTTTTGTATCAGACTGGTTCCTCTCCTCCCCAGTCTGACTGCAGAGATGCTAAAAACCATAGTAGCAAAGGTCAACTGTGGCATTTACCAAATAAT AGTTCAAGGCTTGAACATGGCATTTGAGAACATGCCTTTGAGTTCTCAGAAGGACATCACCCTTGTTCTGGTGAATTACCTGAAGCAGTCTCAGAAACTCAATGGTTCAG GCACACCTTGCAAATCGGACACTAATAATTCCAATGCTTGGCTTTTGATCAACTTCGGCAAATTCTACATCCATGTCAATCTGGATGATCTGCAGCTGCTCAATCCTGATTTGATTAAG AATACGACCCAAGTCTCTTATCTGAACATCAGTTCTGAAGCACTTCAGAACGCAGATATGATGAAAGTGGTTTTTGACCGTCTGAAGGAAGGCAATGCTTTGAAGAACGTTCAAGAGTTCCTGACGGTTCTTTCTAACGTCTCAAAG ACGATACAAATAAATCCTGTGGTGAGGGACTTCATGATGAATCAGACATTTGGTATAATCAGTGCTCAGTTCTCCCAGTTCTCCAGAGCTGATTGGAATGACTGGTTTTGTATCAGACTGGTTCCTCTCCTCCCCAGTCTGACTGCAGAGATGCTAAAAACCATAGTAGCAAAGGTCAACTGTGGCATTTACCAAATAAT AGTTCAAGGCTTGAACATGGCATTTGAGAACATGCCTTTGAGTTCTCAGAAGGACATCACGCTTGTTCTGGTGAATTACCTGAAGCAGTCTCAGAAACTCAATGGTTCAG GCACACCTTGCAAATCGGACACTAATAATTCCAATGCTTGGCTTTTGATCAACTTCGGCAAATTCTACATCCATGTCAATCTGGATGATCTGCAGCTGCTCAATCCTGATTTGATTAAG AATACGACCCAAGTCTCTTATCTGAACATCAGTTCTGAAGCACTTCAGAACGCAGATATGATGAAAGTGGTTTTTGACCGTCTGAAGGAAGGCAATGCTTTGAAGAACGTTCAAGAGTTCCTGACGGCTCTTTCTAACGTCTCAAAG ACGATACAAATAAATCCTGTGGTGAGGGACTTCATGATGAATCAGACATTTGGTATAATCAGTGCTCAGTTCTCCCAGTTCTCCAGAGCTGATTGGAATGACTGGTTTTGTATCAGACTGGTTCCTCTCCTCCCCAGTCTGACTGCAGATATGCTAAAAACCATAGTAGCAAAGGTCGACTGTGGCGTTTACCAAATAAT AGTTCAAGGCTTGAACATGGCATTTGAGAACATGCCTTTGAGTTCTCAGAAGGACATCACCCTTGTTCTGGTGAATTACCTGAAGCAGTCTCAGAAACTCAATGGTTCAG GCACACCTTGCAAATCGGACACTAATAATTCCAATGCTTGGCTTTTGATCAACTTCGGCAAATTCTACATCCATGTTAATCTGGTTGATCTACAGCTGCTCAATCCTGATTTGATTAAG AATACGACCCAAGTCTCTTATCTGAACATCAGTTCTGAAGCACTTCAGAACGCAGATATGATGAAAGTGGTTTTTGATCGTCTGAAGGAAGGCAATGCTTTGAAGAATGTTCAAGATTTCCTGTCGGCTCTTTCTGACGTCTCAAAG ACGATACAAATAAATCCTGTGGTGAGGGACTTCATGATGAATCAGACATTTGGTATAATCAGTGCTCAGTTCTCCCAGTTCTCCAGAGCTGATTGGAATGACTGGTTTTGTATCAGACTGGTTCCTCTACTCCCCAGTCTGACTGGAGAGATGTTAAAAACCATAGTAGCGAAGGTCGACTGTGGAGTTTACCAAATAAT TGTTAAAGGCTTGAACATGGCATTTGAGAACATGCCTTTGAGTTCTCAGAAGAACATCACACTTGTTTTGTTGAATTACCTGAAGAATTCCTGGAAACTCAGTGGTTCAG ACTCACGTTGTGGATCTGACACCATTACCTCCACGGATTGGCTTTTGGCAAACTTTGGCAAATACTGTGTCCATGTAAGTTTGGAAGATCTACAGTCAATCAATCCTGAGTTTTCTAAG CTTCCATCGCTGGGACTGTTCAAGGAGTCTCAGGTCTACTACCTGAACATAAGTGGATCTGGATCCAGTCAGAACACAGATATGATCAAAGCTGTTTTTGACCAGATAAAGGAAGGCAATGCTTTGACAAATCTTCAGCAGTTTTTGGGGGCTTTTGCAAATAGCTCAAAG ACAGTACAACTGCAACCTGCGCTGACTGACTTAATGATGAATCAGACGTTTGGCATAATCAGCAGTTATTTCTCAAGCTTTTCCAGAGCTGAGTGGGATGACTGGTTTTGTGTTAAACTGGTTCCTCTTTTCCCCAGTTTGACTTCAGAAATGCTAAAAACAATATTAGCAAAGGTCGACTGCAGCACTTACCAAATAAT TGTTAAAGGGCTGGACATGGCTTTTGACAAAATGTCTCTGAGTAAACAGAAGGACATCACACTAGTTTTGATGAATTACATGAAACAGTCTCAGAAAGTCAGTGGATCAg gctTACCCTGTAGATCCGATACCAATACTTCCACTGCCTGGCTTTTGGTAAACTTTGGCAAATTCTCTATCCATGCAAGTTCGGACGATCTGCAGTCACTCAGTCCTGATTTTTCTAAG GTTCCATCACTGGGATTATATAATGTGTCTCAAGTCTATTATCTGAACATGAGTTCTGAAGCACTTCAAAACACAGATGCGATAAAAGTGGTTTTTGACCGTTTGAAGGAAGGTGATGCTTTGAAGAATCTTCAAGCGTTTTTGGCGGCTCTTGCTAACAGCTCAAAG ACTTTACAATCACAACCCTTGGCGAGGGACTTCATAATGAATCAGACATTTGGCATAATCAGCAGTCGATTCTCCAACTTCTCAAGAGCTGATTGGAATGACTGGTTTTGTAGTAAACTGGTTCCTCTCCTCCCCAGTCTGACTGGAAATATGTTAAAATCTACATTAACAAAGGTCGACTGTGGCGTTTACCAAATAAT TGTTAAAGGACTGAACATGACATATGAGAACATGAGTGGGAGTAAACAGAAGGAAATCACACTTGCTTTGGTGAATTACCTGAAGGACATGCAGAAAATCAATAGTTCAG GTATACCTTGCAGCTCCACCACTAACACTTACACTGACTGGGTTTTAGCCAACTTTGGCAAATACTCCACCAGTGTGAGTCAGGAAGATCTGCAGTTGCTTAATAAAGGTTTCTTTAAG atGACATAA
- the LOC103025969 gene encoding uncharacterized protein LOC103025969 isoform X16, with amino-acid sequence MLISTMDKSAANRSSSEGFLNISQVADLALGSAGGHNTEIIKQIFYCLKEENTLQEFLETLCNKSKTIEPAVRDFMMNQTFGIISAQFSQFSRADWNDWFCIRLVPLLPSLTAEMLKTIVAKVDCGVYQIIVQGLNMAFENMPLSSQKDITLVLVNYLKQSQKLNGSGTPCKSDTNNSNAWLLINFGKFYIHANLVDLQLLNPDLIKNTTQVSYLNISSEALQNADMMKVVFDRLKEGNALKNVQEFLMVLSNVSKTIQINPVVRDFMMNQTFGIISAQFSQFSRADWNDWFCIRLVPLLPSLTAEMLKTIVAKVDCGVYQIIVQGLNMAFENMPLSSQKDITLVLVNYLKQSHKLNGSGTPCKSDTNNSNAWLLINFGKFYIHANLVDLQLLNPDLIKNTTQVSYLNISSEALQNADMMKVVFDHLKEGNALKNVQEFLTALSNVSKTIQINPVVRDFMMNQTFGIISAQFSQFSRADWNDWFCIRLVPLLPSLTADMLKTIVAKVDCGVYQIIVQGLNVAFENMPLSSQKDITLVLVNYLKQSHKLNGSGTPCKSDTSNSNAWLLINFGKFYIHVNLDDLQLLNPDLIKNTTQVSYLNISSEALQNADMMKVVFDRLKEGNALKNVQEFLTVLSNVSKTIQINPVVRDFMMNQTFGIISAQFSQFSRADWNDWFCIRLVPLLPSLTAEMLKTIVAKVNCGIYQIIVQGLNMAFENMPLSSQKDITLVLVNYLKQSQKLNGSGTPCKSDTNNSNAWLLINFGKFYIHVNLDDLQLLNPDLIKNTTQVSYLNISSEALQNADMMKVVFDRLKEGNALKNVQEFLTVLSNVSKTIQINPVVRDFMMNQTFGIISAQFSQFSRADWNDWFCIRLVPLLPSLTAEMLKTIVAKVNCGIYQIIVQGLNMAFENMPLSSQKDITLVLVNYLKQSQKLNGSGTPCKSDTNNSNAWLLINFGKFYIHVNLDDLQLLNPDLIKNTTQVSYLNISSEALQNADMMKVVFDRLKEGNALKNVQEFLTALSNVSKTIQINPVVRDFMMNQTFGIISAQFSQFSRADWNDWFCIRLVPLLPSLTADMLKTIVAKVDCGVYQIIVQGLNMAFENMPLSSQKDITLVLVNYLKQSQKLNGSGTPCKSDTNNSNAWLLINFGKFYIHANLVDLQLLNPDLIKNTTQVSYLNISSEALQNADMMKVVFDRLKEGNALKNVQDFLSALSDVSKTIQINPVVRDFMMNQTFGIISAQFSQFSRADWNDWFCIRLVPLLPSLTGEMLKTIVAKVDCGVYQIIVKGLNMAFENMPLSSQKNITLVLLNYLKNSWKLSGSDSRCGSDTITSTDWLLANFGKYCVHVSLEDLQSINPEFSKLPSLGLFKESQVYYLNISGSGSSQNTDMIKAVFDQIKEGNALTNLQQFLGAFANSSKTVQLQPALTDLMMNQTFGIISSYFSSFSRAEWDDWFCVKLVPLFPSLTSEMLKTILAKVDCSTYQIIVKGLDMAFDKMSLSKQKDITLVLMNYMKQSQKVSGSGLPCRSDTNTSTAWLLVNFGKFSIHASSDDLQSLSPDFSKVPSLGLYNVSQVYYLNMSSEALQNTDAIKVVFDRLKEGDALKNLQAFLAALANSSKTLQSQPLARDFIMNQTFGIISSRFSNFSRADWNDWFCSKLVPLLPSLTGNMLKSTLTKVDCGVYQIIVKGLNMTYENMSGSKQKEITLALVNYLKDMQKINSSGIPCSSTTNTYTDWVLANFGKYSTSVSQEDLQLLNKGFFKMT; translated from the exons ATGTTAATCTCCACAATGGATAAAAGTGCAGCTAATAGATCTTCATCAGAGGGATTTTTGAATATATCTCAAGTAGCTGATCTAGCCTTGGGTTCTGCAGGAGGACACAACACAGAAATCATCAAGCAAATATTTTATTGTCTGAAGGAAGAAAATACTTTGCAAGAATTCTTGGAAACTCTGTGCAATAAATCAAAG ACTATAGAACCTGCGGTGAGGGACTTCATGATGAATCAGACATTTGGTATAATCAGTGCTCAGTTCTCCCAGTTCTCCAGAGCTGATTGGAATGACTGGTTTTGTATCAGACTGGTTCCTCTCCTCCCCAGTCTGACTGCAGAGATGCTAAAAACTATAGTAGCAAAGGTCGACTGTGGCGTTTACCAAATAAT AGTTCAAGGCTTGAACATGGCATTTGAGAACATGCCTTTGAGTTCTCAGAAGGACATCACGCTTGTTCTGGTGAATTACCTGAAGCAGTCTCAGAAACTCAATGGTTCAG GCACACCTTGCAAATCGGACACTAATAATTCCAATGCTTGGCTTTTGATCAACTTCGGCAAATTCTACATCCATGCTAATCTGGTTGATCTGCAGCTGCTCAATCCTGATTTGATTAAG AATACGACCCAAGTCTCTTATCTGAACATCAGTTCTGAAGCACTTCAGAATGCAGATATGATGAAAGTGGTTTTTGATCGTCTGAAGGAAGGCAATGCTTTGAAGAACGTTCAAGAGTTCCTGATGGTTCTTTCTAACGTCTCAAAG ACGATACAAATAAATCCTGTGGTGAGGGACTTCATGATGAATCAGACATTTGGTATAATCAGTGCTCAGTTCTCCCAGTTCTCCAGAGCTGATTGGAATGACTGGTTTTGTATCAGACTGGTTCCTCTCCTCCCCAGTCTGACTGCAGAGATGCTAAAAACCATAGTAGCAAAGGTCGACTGTGGCGTTTACCAAATAAT AGTTCAAGGCTTGAACATGGCATTTGAGAACATGCCTTTGAGTTCTCAGAAGGACATCACGCTTGTTCTGGTGAATTACCTGAAGCAGTCTCATAAACTCAATGGTTCAG GCACACCTTGCAAATCGGACACTAATAATTCCAATGCTTGGCTTTTGATCAACTTCGGCAAATTCTACATCCATGCTAATCTGGTTGATCTACAGCTGCTCAATCCTGATTTGATTAAG AATACGACCCAAGTCTCTTATCTGAACATCAGTTCTGAAGCACTTCAGAACGCAGATATGATGAAAGTGGTTTTTGACCATCTGAAGGAAGGCAATGCTTTGAAGAACGTTCAAGAGTTCCTTACGGCTCTTTCTAACGTCTCAAAG ACGATACAAATAAATCCTGTGGTGAGGGACTTCATGATGAATCAGACATTTGGTATAATCAGTGCTCAGTTCTCCCAGTTCTCCAGAGCTGATTGGAATGACTGGTTTTGTATCAGACTGGTTCCTCTCCTCCCCAGTCTGACTGCAGATATGCTAAAAACCATAGTAGCAAAGGTCGACTGTGGAGTTTACCAAATAAT AGTTCAAGGCTTGAACGTGGCATTTGAGAACATGCCTTTGAGTTCTCAGAAGGACATCACGCTTGTTCTGGTGAATTACCTGAAGCAGTCTCATAAACTCAATGGTTCAG GCACACCTTGTAAATCGGACACTAGTAATTCCAATGCTTGGCTTTTGATCAACTTCGGCAAATTCTACATCCATGTCAATCTGGATGATCTGCAGCTGCTCAATCCTGATTTGATTAAG AATACGACCCAAGTCTCTTATCTGAACATCAGTTCTGAAGCACTTCAGAATGCAGATATGATGAAAGTGGTTTTTGACCGTCTGAAGGAAGGCAATGCTTTGAAGAACGTTCAAGAGTTCCTGACGGTTCTTTCTAACGTCTCAAAG ACGATACAAATAAATCCTGTGGTGAGGGACTTCATGATGAATCAGACATTTGGTATAATCAGTGCTCAGTTCTCCCAGTTCTCCAGAGCTGATTGGAATGACTGGTTTTGTATCAGACTGGTTCCTCTCCTCCCCAGTCTGACTGCAGAGATGCTAAAAACCATAGTAGCAAAGGTCAACTGTGGCATTTACCAAATAAT AGTTCAAGGCTTGAACATGGCATTTGAGAACATGCCTTTGAGTTCTCAGAAGGACATCACCCTTGTTCTGGTGAATTACCTGAAGCAGTCTCAGAAACTCAATGGTTCAG GCACACCTTGCAAATCGGACACTAATAATTCCAATGCTTGGCTTTTGATCAACTTCGGCAAATTCTACATCCATGTCAATCTGGATGATCTGCAGCTGCTCAATCCTGATTTGATTAAG AATACGACCCAAGTCTCTTATCTGAACATCAGTTCTGAAGCACTTCAGAACGCAGATATGATGAAAGTGGTTTTTGACCGTCTGAAGGAAGGCAATGCTTTGAAGAACGTTCAAGAGTTCCTGACGGTTCTTTCTAACGTCTCAAAG ACGATACAAATAAATCCTGTGGTGAGGGACTTCATGATGAATCAGACATTTGGTATAATCAGTGCTCAGTTCTCCCAGTTCTCCAGAGCTGATTGGAATGACTGGTTTTGTATCAGACTGGTTCCTCTCCTCCCCAGTCTGACTGCAGAGATGCTAAAAACCATAGTAGCAAAGGTCAACTGTGGCATTTACCAAATAAT AGTTCAAGGCTTGAACATGGCATTTGAGAACATGCCTTTGAGTTCTCAGAAGGACATCACGCTTGTTCTGGTGAATTACCTGAAGCAGTCTCAGAAACTCAATGGTTCAG GCACACCTTGCAAATCGGACACTAATAATTCCAATGCTTGGCTTTTGATCAACTTCGGCAAATTCTACATCCATGTCAATCTGGATGATCTGCAGCTGCTCAATCCTGATTTGATTAAG AATACGACCCAAGTCTCTTATCTGAACATCAGTTCTGAAGCACTTCAGAACGCAGATATGATGAAAGTGGTTTTTGACCGTCTGAAGGAAGGCAATGCTTTGAAGAACGTTCAAGAGTTCCTGACGGCTCTTTCTAACGTCTCAAAG ACGATACAAATAAATCCTGTGGTGAGGGACTTCATGATGAATCAGACATTTGGTATAATCAGTGCTCAGTTCTCCCAGTTCTCCAGAGCTGATTGGAATGACTGGTTTTGTATCAGACTGGTTCCTCTCCTCCCCAGTCTGACTGCAGATATGCTAAAAACCATAGTAGCAAAGGTCGACTGTGGCGTTTACCAAATAAT AGTTCAAGGCTTGAACATGGCATTTGAGAACATGCCTTTGAGTTCTCAGAAGGACATCACCCTTGTTCTGGTGAATTACCTGAAGCAGTCTCAGAAACTCAATGGTTCAG GCACACCTTGCAAATCAGACACTAATAATTCCAATGCTTGGCTTTTGATCAACTTTGGCAAATTCTACATCCATGCTAATCTGGTTGATCTACAGCTGCTCAATCCTGATTTGATTAAG AATACGACCCAAGTCTCTTATCTGAACATCAGTTCTGAAGCACTTCAGAACGCAGATATGATGAAAGTGGTTTTTGATCGTCTGAAGGAAGGCAATGCTTTGAAGAATGTTCAAGATTTCCTGTCGGCTCTTTCTGACGTCTCAAAG ACGATACAAATAAATCCTGTGGTGAGGGACTTCATGATGAATCAGACATTTGGTATAATCAGTGCTCAGTTCTCCCAGTTCTCCAGAGCTGATTGGAATGACTGGTTTTGTATCAGACTGGTTCCTCTACTCCCCAGTCTGACTGGAGAGATGTTAAAAACCATAGTAGCGAAGGTCGACTGTGGAGTTTACCAAATAAT TGTTAAAGGCTTGAACATGGCATTTGAGAACATGCCTTTGAGTTCTCAGAAGAACATCACACTTGTTTTGTTGAATTACCTGAAGAATTCCTGGAAACTCAGTGGTTCAG ACTCACGTTGTGGATCTGACACCATTACCTCCACGGATTGGCTTTTGGCAAACTTTGGCAAATACTGTGTCCATGTAAGTTTGGAAGATCTACAGTCAATCAATCCTGAGTTTTCTAAG CTTCCATCGCTGGGACTGTTCAAGGAGTCTCAGGTCTACTACCTGAACATAAGTGGATCTGGATCCAGTCAGAACACAGATATGATCAAAGCTGTTTTTGACCAGATAAAGGAAGGCAATGCTTTGACAAATCTTCAGCAGTTTTTGGGGGCTTTTGCAAATAGCTCAAAG ACAGTACAACTGCAACCTGCGCTGACTGACTTAATGATGAATCAGACGTTTGGCATAATCAGCAGTTATTTCTCAAGCTTTTCCAGAGCTGAGTGGGATGACTGGTTTTGTGTTAAACTGGTTCCTCTTTTCCCCAGTTTGACTTCAGAAATGCTAAAAACAATATTAGCAAAGGTCGACTGCAGCACTTACCAAATAAT TGTTAAAGGGCTGGACATGGCTTTTGACAAAATGTCTCTGAGTAAACAGAAGGACATCACACTAGTTTTGATGAATTACATGAAACAGTCTCAGAAAGTCAGTGGATCAg gctTACCCTGTAGATCCGATACCAATACTTCCACTGCCTGGCTTTTGGTAAACTTTGGCAAATTCTCTATCCATGCAAGTTCGGACGATCTGCAGTCACTCAGTCCTGATTTTTCTAAG GTTCCATCACTGGGATTATATAATGTGTCTCAAGTCTATTATCTGAACATGAGTTCTGAAGCACTTCAAAACACAGATGCGATAAAAGTGGTTTTTGACCGTTTGAAGGAAGGTGATGCTTTGAAGAATCTTCAAGCGTTTTTGGCGGCTCTTGCTAACAGCTCAAAG ACTTTACAATCACAACCCTTGGCGAGGGACTTCATAATGAATCAGACATTTGGCATAATCAGCAGTCGATTCTCCAACTTCTCAAGAGCTGATTGGAATGACTGGTTTTGTAGTAAACTGGTTCCTCTCCTCCCCAGTCTGACTGGAAATATGTTAAAATCTACATTAACAAAGGTCGACTGTGGCGTTTACCAAATAAT TGTTAAAGGACTGAACATGACATATGAGAACATGAGTGGGAGTAAACAGAAGGAAATCACACTTGCTTTGGTGAATTACCTGAAGGACATGCAGAAAATCAATAGTTCAG GTATACCTTGCAGCTCCACCACTAACACTTACACTGACTGGGTTTTAGCCAACTTTGGCAAATACTCCACCAGTGTGAGTCAGGAAGATCTGCAGTTGCTTAATAAAGGTTTCTTTAAG atGACATAA